The Fundulus heteroclitus isolate FHET01 chromosome 13, MU-UCD_Fhet_4.1, whole genome shotgun sequence genome contains a region encoding:
- the rftn1a gene encoding raftlin — protein MGCRLPKLRKAEERRSPGNIYSTLRRPQVETKVGVAYTYHFLDFLLGKEEVPVSSVLCLSSVRELPVQVRELYAQGFVLVAVHPFVHPCGPRHAHIQRQLHRAVLVRETHSQERSQLRWARNRLETEVCVASQQAADPEAIQNYVKKIQDVAEQGAMFVGFLQQPGGGPYFLGHWDPEELSSLHSSPSPIHRQPFSMNTSPTGPDLQGEDADLCCCESQETDHGGVESDKPDQNSSVSRKLDFSPPKHTVNLPHNPAELGDETTTSQTGPKDSGKPRNHISSDARNTTEAQGKWSGLSLPEPAVGTRPHECRLQEIKQHFTASTEKHLNLSKQRERRVSSPDSWLSSPELERNRYRRSDSTHADWQRHVTTQNNNHIRLKNCGNDTGSTSPPAQARMQLFALYNHTEEPDTSLRFYSLRVPLHVQKEAEAITDVDANWLDHMTQHFSSGAQLIDGFFHLTDDHDSGVSSVDSVFILQSSAEDTTDTSYDAIVVEQWTVIDGVVVKTDYIPLLQSLAAYGWRLMCVLPTPIVRTNSDGSLSTKQILFLQRPVLQRRRKDFKMLNLRGRGKAKKHSAGEALDEQENKSLVIETEMDRLRINEEEEEAEAEGRKRGDGGRSNRASLQKSGEDALHQKALSLLLQRRASAEHQEEETDVDAVPLPGLEKEVRWMDFCPGDERGLKEKVRAEERIKQQLFSGVC, from the exons AGGTGCCGGTGTCGTCTGTGCTCTGTCTGTCGTCGGTCAGAGAGCTGCCGGTTCAGGTCAGGGAGCTGTACGCACAGGGCTTTGTCCTGGTGGCGGTTCACCCCTTCGTCCATCCCTGCGGCCCTCGCCACGCTCACATCCAACGGCAGCTCCACCGGGCCGTCTTGGTCCGGGAGACACACAG TCAAGAGAGAAGCCAGCTGAGGTGGGCGAGAAACCGTTTGGAGACAGAGGTCTGCGTGGCCAGTCAACAAGCCGCAGACCCAGAGGCCATCCAGAACTACGTTAAGAAG ATCCAGGATGTGGCCGAACAAGGGGCGATGTTTGTGGGTTTCCTCCAGCAGCCAGGCGGAGGGCCGTACTTTCTGGGACACTGGGACCCGGAGGAGTTGTCGTCCTTGCATTCGAGCCCGTCGCCGATACACCGGCAGCCTTTCAGCATGAACACGAGCCCGACGGGACCGGATCTGCAAGGTGAAGACGCCGATCTCTGTTGCTGCGAATCTCAAGAGACGGATCACGGGGGTGTGGAGAGTGACAAACCGGACCAGAACTCCTCCGTCTCCAGAAAACTAGACTTCAGCCCTCCCAAACACACCGTGAACCTCCCTCATAACCCAGCGGAGCTTGGTGATGAAACAACAACCTCACAGACTGGTCCCAAGGACTCCGGTAAACCTCGTAACCACATCAGTTCTGATGCTCGCAACACGACAGAAGCCCAGGGGAAATGGTCAGGTCTGAGCCTACCAGAACCCGCCGTGGGGACAAGGCCGCATGAGTGTAGACTACAAGAGATTAAACAGCACTTCACTGCATCCACGGAGAAACATCTTAACCTCTCCAAacagagggagaggagagtTTCCAGCCCAGACAGCTGGCTCAGCTCTCCAGAGTTGGAGCGCAACCGTTACAGAAGATCTGACTCGACTCACGCGGATTGGCAGAGACACGTGACGACGCAGAACAACAACCACATCAGGCTGAAGAACTGTGGGAACGACACGGGTTCAACCTCGCCACCAGCGCAGGCTA GGATGCAGCTGTTTGCGCTGTACAACCACACAGAAGAGCCTGACACCTCCCTGAGGTTCTACTCCCTCAGGGTGCCTCTCCACGTTCAAAAGGAGGCGGAGGCCATCACGGACGTCGACGCAAACTGGCTCGACCACATGACGCAGCATTTTAGCAGCGGCGCGCAGCTCATCGACGGCTTTTTCCACCTTACAGATGACCACG ACAGCGGCGTTTCATCTGTGGACAGCGTCTTCATCTTGCAGAGCTCGGCGGAGGACACCACCGACACCTCCTACGACGCCATCGTGGTTGAGCAGTGGACTGTCATAGAT GGTGTCGTGGTGAAGACAGACTACATCCCGCTGCTCCAGTCTTTAGCTGCATATGGATGGAGACTGATGTGTGTGCTGCCAACGCCCATCGTCAGAACAAACAG TGATGGAAGTTTGTCGACTAAGCAAATCCTTTTCCTTCAGAGGCCCGTTTTGCAACGCAGGAGAAAAGACTTCAAG ATGCTGAACCTCAGAGGTCGCGGCAAGGCGAAGAAACACTCGGCCGGGGAAGCGCTAGACGAGCAGGAGAACAAGTCTCTCGTGATAGAGACCGAGATGGACAGGCTGAGGATCaacgaggaggaagaggaggcggaAGCCGAGGGGAGGAAGCGAGGGGACGGCGGGAGGAGCAACAGAGCGAGCCTTCAGAAGAGCGGCGAGGATGCGCTGCATCAAAAGGCCCTCTCCCTCCTGTTGCAGCGCAGGGCTTCTGCGGAACATCAAGAGGAGGAGACTGACGTCGACGCCGTCCCGCTGCCCGGGCTGGAGAAGGAGGTGAGGTGGATGGATTTCTGTCCGGGTGATGAGAGGGGGTTAAAGGAAAAGGTCAGGGCGGAGGAGCGGATTAAACAGCAGCTGTTCTCCGGAGTCTGTTGA